In Plasmodium chabaudi chabaudi strain AS genome assembly, chromosome: 9, the sequence ataatagcaatatttatttgcaaattcaagataataatacagTTATAAGTAATTTAAATGTTTATGGAACTATACATACTaatgattatttattttctcaAAAAAGTCAATGGaaattatatcatattGATACCTTTGATAAAAAGGATAACAAATGGGTTCCTTCGGTACTTACCTTACTTTCTacaattatgaaaaattataaccACAATAAATTTACATGAACATGCCAAGCCATAAAGACAAAAGGTGCACTACATTATACATCCATATATGTCTCATAACTGTTTTTTGCTTATCTTTGAAAGGACATAAGTACTTGTGGAAATTCCCCCGATACATTTCTTGGAGGACCATGGTACTTGAAAAatccaaaataatattcataaaaaaatgtaaacaaaattatatataatctatattttattttatgaagtAAATTTGGAGCAATTGAAGCTTACACCAAAATTACGAACATACCAAAACatgatgaattaaaaattaaaatgagAATTCATTTCTTTGATACCTGGGATGGTGactctttatttttacaagtTGATGATCAAATTATTTGGACAGGTCtacaaaaaaagtatatatgcacaagTATTCCAAAATTGTGCAAGATTGTGAATATCTCTCCATTCAAtgctttttttctttttcccTTTCAACAGAGTCTCACAAATCTAATGATACAACGGTACTGTCTTAACTAGCTTATTTCGAAACCAACCTTTCAAAAATTCAGAAATATAGAACcccatttaaataaaacattttatttgtagTCAACCCTTTTGGGAATCGATGTGTGTGGGAAAAATACCCCAGACCGATTATCAGTgctcaaaaaaaaaaaaaaaattttaatttctcATAATGTAtagacaaaaatatatatatgcatataccTTCATTTTTCTTATCCGTTTTGTTCACCCATTTTTTTAGGTCCCTATTGATGCCGAATTTGAGCATTCCGCaggtataaaaaatagactAGTAAAAATTCCGTACATATACTATGATACAAATTGTTTACTTCCATAACTTTACAGATTCGATGAGCATATTATTAGGAAgcactttaaaaaaaacaaccGACTCATGTGTAACGTCATGGGGAATAGACGATTTGATTATCTATTATAAATGATGTTAAGGGGTTCCTTTTTTAGTTGTGATTAGTTTGAAAAAGTaagtaaatgaaaaattaaagaatggaaaaaaatttgcGAAAAAGgtgggaaaaaaaatatgcgaaaaagatggaaaaaaaatatgcgaaaaagatggaaaaaaaatatgcgaaaaagatggaaaaaaaatatgcgaAATAAAAGATACAAATCAATAGCCGAATAATATGATGAACGAATTATACAAACTACGAAACGCGTCACAAATGGTTTTTCATTTCCCTTTAAAGGGTGCCCAGacaaatatgcatttttggTTAATTTCTTATGTAGTGGCAATCGTATTTACAGAAATTATAACTGGCTGAGAATAGCCTCATAAGTTAAACCTtcagcattttttttatggatATTTACTCCagcatttattaaaaatttaattatttccatttttccAGAATAAGCAGCTATATGCAATACTGAATCTCCAAAGGAATCTTCTTCGTTTATATTTGCACCAgcttttatcaaaaatttgACAATTTCTAAAAATCCTCTATCACATGCATAATGTAATGGTGTTAATCCATCTCTGttttttgcatttattaaatcTGGATGAGCTTtgattgtttttttaattagtgacatattttgtgaaacaatataattacataatatatcagATAAACTTTCTTCCGAATCTTTTGTAATTGAATTATTACTTCCAAAAAATCGATCTGCCAATGGTTTCATTTTacttatacttttttttaaatcgaCTTGAAGATTAGAATTTGAAGTTTCGACACCATTAGGAAATAGTTcgttaaaatattttacatataaatatttacaagTCTTTTTACTTACTCCTTGACAATTTCTCCAAGCATTCAATTGCTCAGCCTTAATCATTTCATCATTAAAAAGCGATGAAGATTTGCtgtcattttttatatctccTGATGTTATCTGTTTATATAatccatataaataaatccaTTGTTCAAATTGTAATTTTCCTTGAATCGTTTTAACAGCATTAGATGCTTGAGTAAATTTTTCTTCTAATTCTTTATCATTCATATCTATTactacatttttatcaatttttggcatttttaatagtctgtattttctatataatatgatgCCTTCCTTAATTAGCcattcttttatattattgaatttttttacaagtTCTCCATCATTTTCTcgattatatttattcaatGCATATGCTATAGCTATTATTGATGCGATATTGAAAAAGCAAAATGATTTACGCGGTGTAAGaaacattttcttttttatatatatgaagaaAAGCCGATCAAATAGGTTGAATGTCTTTAGCTAGCTGGCTagctataaataaaaaaaaaaaaaaaaaggcaAATGCCAATTTAATATCGTGGTAGTGTTTTATTTTGGGGGGAAAggaaaatatgcaaatgaATTGTCTGGTGATTTGAGATATTCCTGCATATGTAACACTTCTTTATGTATTCAGTTAAAgtatagtatatatttgtaagtTCTGAAATATACTACaagtttttatttgaaatatatgtgtgcaTTCAAGGGTTACATGATGAATTggaaaaatacataaacaGTTTTATCATAATTGCGTTCAAATGGATGAAGAAGATATAACAAAGGGAAAAACAGAAAATGAAAccaaaaaagtataaataaaaacaaaacaaataaaacaaaaccAAACAAACGAAAGAAacgaaagaaaaaaattgtattttttataaatattcaatactcaaattataataaatacatatgctatgtggtaaaaaaaaattaaaatatatataaaaaaaacgccttttattatttttacgtttttctaaaaattaaatcGATTAATCACCTTCATCGTgatgatatttatttgttttatatttttttattattattattgtagttatatttttatgatatatgtttttttttttttttttttttttttatttttattgcgGGAAACCGGGAAAAGGAATTGCCGTTTAGACCTGTTTTATTATAGATATGTGAttagcaaaaaaataaaaaaaaataataaatagtaaaataataataaaataataaataatattaattaagaCATTCAGAATTCATTGTTACTATTTCCCAACATATGCACCAACTTcctctttttctttttatatataaaatcaaaatgatAGCAtggttttatattatataacattttcCACTATCATAATTAagagatataaaaaaatatttacataaaatgtgcatataataatatgtatcaacaaaataagcaaatgaatatattatgaaaattcaTTCGTTTATTTGATTCTCCTGCTTTCTGCATTTATATGTAcgctgtttttttttttttttaaatttatttacttttataattaatgttACATTCTgttctttttaattaaatatgtcaattttttcataatttttaatatattatacgcAAATTTAAAgcataacaaaaaaagcaaaaaggaaaaaagaGTGTCGAAGGAAACCACGGGAGCAATACCATTGGGGGTTTCACGAATggcatacatatatatataaccaCTATCATACATGACGCAATAGAGAAAAACCAGCTACTATACATAACGAAATAAGGCAAATCCATATATTACATACAGCGAAATAAGGTAAAAATGGAACCTGGTGACAACGAGGCAAacgattttttttgcagCCTTTCGAATGTAATAGACGAAAAGGATGCtaacaaaattttgaaaaagaagaaaacaaaaatggaaaagaaGAAAGAAAAACGAGAAagattaaaagaaaaacgtaaaaaaaatagacccgaagaaaaaaaaaaaaaaaaatataaaaagagaattgaattgttaaaaatattagaagagttaaatgaagaagaacaaatagcatttttaaaggaaagaaaattattacaaataaaaaaaaaacaagaaaaaaaaaattttttagagAAGTGTTATAATGAaggatataaaatatgttttaattGTAGCttcttaaattttatgggagaaaaagaaatatcaAGTTTAGCTAAAcaaatttttctttcttatCATTACatgattaaaaataaagttcctatacaatttcatttttctcatttaaaaaatgatgatctattatttttacaactccaacaaaaatattctttaaaCACATGGAAAgttcatataaatacaaaaaattattgggaattttttgaaaaaaacaaaattgtaGTTCTGTCTCCTGATGCAACAGAGGTAAGATAGGACTCTATCCATTATGCATGCACAGTTTGATAATTTATGCGCATGCTTGTATAATGTCTATATTGTTGGCTTGACAAATCGTACCATTCTTTTCTCACAGGAATTAACAGAATTACATCAAGACGAggtgtatataatatctgCACTTGTCGATAGAAGCATTTCGAAGGTTAGTCATGCATTTGCATATACACCATTTTGTATACATCATGTTTATGGCCAACGCATTTATCGTATCTCATAATTTTCCtttcctttattttttatcttagaatttatctttttatCAAGCCTCTTTACAAAATGTAGTGACAAAAAAGTTGCCTTTAGAGGTAGGGGAAAAATCTGCACACCTATTTACGCAATGATTTGATAGCATATATAGTtccataatttatatgattacacttgtttatttttattactttgTTGTATgcagaaatatattaagaagaaaaaaagcaaCGTTCTCAATGTCAATACAGTGGTTGAAATTTTAATAGCTTATTTACAAATCAAAGATTGGAAAAAagtttttgaaaaatgtttgccacaaaaaaaagttttatgtttttttgacgaatagttaaaaatatgaagaaaaaaaataattaatttatgggagtataaaaaacaaaaagcaaatatgcataaaacaATTCAATGAtgaaattgtatttttctCAATCAGTTTAAactgataaaaaaattttgcaGTCTTTATATTAGCTCGTATGGAAGACAAAATTTGGTTTACAACCAACCATTTGTCAATTAATCGAGCCATGtcatcatatataaaagtaaaataatattatcttCTTCTCCCCCTATAATAtcaacaattttatatacagaaaaaattaattaaaagcAGCAGCTACACTCAAAGGGACAGTCTTTTGTATATCCTCCACGTCCTATATAGATAACAGAAAAAAGGAATTGTcgcattattatatttaagaCATAtcataagtatatatatagtacaCGATGGGCATATGGAAGAAACATAtgtatgtaaaaaaaaaaagcatacCCATATTAAGTTCCTCCATTGAATATATGGGAAGACCATCTGGTGTATACAATCGGTTGGCATTTTTTTGAGATCCAtctgtttcttttttctttttaattttattaggGTATgatccttttttttctgaattattttttttaatttttccaGTTTCATtaacttttatatttttatctttagcttttatgttattaaaaatatcgtCAATGTTTGACTTTGCTTCtgatatttctttttgtattttttcattttttttttttattttatttttattttttttcttccccCCTTCGCAATCGGGCAAAGGTTTGGAATTATTGTCATCCtcattattcatttttaattaatatctttatatttattttatgaaaaaataaaattatatacatatataaaacaacttatataaacaatttgttttaatttttttctctgtcattatttttttattttttcttttgttgctgatgtttttaatattgtAGGGAAAAACATAATCTATGTATGGATACGTCATTAttatactatatattaaaacacAATTATGCACTTAAAGAGTTTGATATTTTACgattttctttttacaatttgaaactaaaaaatgtttcatTCATTCTTTAAGATGTTCGATCATTCAATTTGTTcgctattttattatctttttataatttttaaaaaataaaatttttctatttttttataaccattttgttctttgttaagatataaaaaatagggaatgaaaataaatgaaaaaaaaaacattattataGCCAAATGgggaaattataaaataaaaaaaaacaattattaaaatagttatatatgtagtaagcatatgtatatgtataactTTATCCAACTTAACTACAGTCGCATAGTTGAATTGAAAGTATAGCTATTGTAAACTTGAAACTGAACATTTGGTTCTtgatgtttttattttattaaattttatttccccAATTTGAGCATTGGTATTGTATATGCAAAAATGAAACacaaataaacataaaaattaaaataaatagaaaataagtaaatttaaataattcgcaaataaataagtatcGCTATTATTTTAGTATGTCCATATATGTTACGCAAACAAATTTGCCCACCAATTTTGGTATGCCTGTGTTGTTTAATATGTACTTCACATTGTATGCGTGTCGGGGTATCGAATAggttgtatatattatttctagCCATTTTAAAGTGCAATAAATTGTGGCTAGAAAGTGATAGCTAGTAAAATGGCAGTTGTAAAGCGTCTGGGCCCCAGCATGTTATGTCTTCTGTCAAGCATTCGAATGAGCATAAATTTTTGTACCTCATGTTTGATCATATTTTGTGgatttaaattttacaGACCCCTAACAGTTGGTCTACAAAAAAACGAATGAACTATATTCACTTTTCTTCATCTCTTGGCATGCTGATATTTTCCCATTTCATACTCacaccttttttattattaatttattccttttcaatgtaaaaaattatcactACTTATGCGGGCCCcgtttataataataattttataaataagacaaatatatacaaaaaaaaagaatgatAAGGATGTTAAAGATTcgatatatatgtaaatttcattttaggaattttatatgttacTAAATCCAAAATAGGTATATGTACATGTAAATACTGTATTAATAATACTCTTtagttttaatataaaataaatatttataatttgtggaatatatttttattctttagtattatcatcattttctacTTTAGTTGTATCTTCATTTTcgtcattatttttttgattatttttcatttctctTTCTTTATTCCATCGTTCGATTTTTTCTCTTCTTTCTGAACTATTTTCTCTCCTTGGATGTTTGTGGCTTCTCTCattatcatcatcattGCCATTACTACTTTGGCTTCTATGCCTACGTCTTGATGAATTATAACTACTTCCATATTTATCTCTTCTACTTCGGTCTCTATATCGATCATGTCGACGCTCACCATCTGAATCGTCTCTtgattttctattttttttatacatagGAAACTTTTTATACATACGTTTATGTAACCTTCTTTTAACAGTTCTTGGTACATGTTtgatatgcataaaattaCAGTATCCTCCACGTCTACATTGCCCATCAACAAATTGTCTGCATCGTGCTTCTCTAAAATCAGTAACGGGTGTATATTCGATTTGTAATGGTTTTCCAGCATAAAATCGTCCGTTTAATTCTTTAATAGCTTTTTCTGCATAATCCTCAtgtgtatatttaatataaacatttcCAATAATATGATCTCCAATATTATCACAAACAACCATATCTTCAATTTCCCcatatttcattaattCATCAAAAACTTCTTCATAAAATTCTTCAAAATGGTCAGCTGCTTGATCTAACACCTCATCATCAACCATTTGCCCTTCAGCAATTGCAACAGCCATTGGTGGATTATCATACATATGTCTTATTACTAATGTTTGAGCACTGTTTGGTTTATAATGGCTTCTACTGCATTGATCTCCATGACGGCAAGCCCCaattttccaaaaaaatGGGCAATTTACTCTGTCCTCTTCAGTTCCAATTATACGAGCTAAATGCTCtgccattttttttttttttttttatcgaaaaattttaaaaaatggctAGTTTATCACTAATTTATTCTGAACGCGAATGTAAATTATTGCATGTTCATGCAAAATGTTACAAAAATTTGtgtgtatatacatatatatgcattaaaGTGAttgaatatatgtatatttgtaaatattgtaatagcgtaattataaaaataaattatattatgtaatatttttttttgttgtatTCGTATTTTAGCTAGTTATTAACATGTGCAggttaaaaaagaataaaatagacaaaatatattaatgggtatataaaagtttatgcaaatttaattattatgaattttttgtattcatatattcCCTAATAAATGTAGGAATAtaaactatatataaaatatgcaaataataTGCAGTTTTCaaatctttattttattcttaaaATTACATGTTTTATGTGACAAAAATAAgcatgtaaaaaaatacgtaTGCAATGTTACATAtgcaaaatatgtatatacgtAGGCATATGGAATAATATTCTACATAACAAAAGCTTGCATATGGTTtgggaaataaaaaaagtagaaCTTGAAAAGTATCCCTAAATCAATGacataaaaattagaaatatatggaaataaaatatggaaCTGTACAATATCACAATCGTAGCCAAGTCAATTGATGTATCATAAATGGAAATTATTATGActacaaaatatatcaattttGAAGTTTTCTTTGCTATGATATTCTTATATTTGATTCTTCATATTGTCATAAGCTTACAAtgattttcataaaataagaaataatgtactttttaattatttaagaaaaaattaatataacgTAAAAAATTTccctttaaaaaaaaagaggaaacaaaattttcatattttttctttaaggaataatatttaaaaataaaatttataaaaagttgGAAAAAAGTTGGAAAAaacgtaaaaaaaattataaaaagttaATATGATTGCAAACCCTAGATTAAAATCTAGTTCTATTCccctttttcattttttcaatttattatacCACTAAGTATCATTTTGTAGTGAGTATAcaattgcatatataaatatttatatgctttatatattttttgctaacgattttatttaaatttttcaatttttatagaataatatgcaaaaaaaataagaaaagtttttataatatattgaaaattatattaaacaaaataatactcctatataataaattcattgatcatattatgtttttagCATAAcagtaaaatatattgtgtaatatattatctttGTTAGTTTATGCCTTTTTATTCAAtcacatatattttgtgcatgtaataataaatacaattggatttttttaaattaaaaaaaaatcattttaagtaacattatttaaagaatataataggaaaattataaaaattaatagatataaacaaattaattttttcaccATATAAAAGTATACATATTGAATATCCACGCACACTTTGATATTGTATAGGCGATGCtgtgttttaaataaatccaCATAATTGGATTTGTTATTTTAAGTTAGTCAAAAAGAAGCGTATTTtcacataaataaaattatatgtaataattatttacacatacatatataatacatttctttatttatatatgtatccATTGTATGCATACCATTTACTTAACTTGGGTTcccaaaaataaaatatgtttgatggggaaagtaaaaatagaaGGATTAATTTAAGtgggaaaaaaaatgtcatACTTAATAAAAACACATTTATTGAAAAGGCACGAAAGGAAAAAGAAATCAACTtagcatataataaaagaaaaaattcttTTAAAGTTATAAGTAATTATGTCCAATATAAAGCAAATATATCAAGACGCAAAAATGAAATCCATaacaatttattaaaaagagTTAATGATGTTATACTGttagaaaaaatagtttCACCAACTGTATATACCCAAGCTTTagaaatttgtttatatgaattttcACTTCAAtcttgttttatatattcaaaatggaactgctataattattataaatatatgaattttgAAGGAATATATGGGCCGatcaaaattttgttagatataataaaactaCATAATAAGTTAGGCTTACTGAAAAATGTTAACTATAAAAGTAGCGATTCATTAAGTTCAGAAACTTATGAACCAAATTTGAAGCCTGACGAATCTAACAAAGACTCATTAAAAGGGCccgatgaaaataataatgatgtgaaaaatgaaaatgttgaaaaaaacaaaatgtattataGACACAATAAAGAAATAGATATTTTGGTGAATCATTTAGATATTCTGATTggaaattattatgtatacaatttgaatatatatcgtgaatattataaaaatggaaaaataaataaaaaatcaaaaaatggtGTGAAAGGAACTATTCGGCATGTTTCAAATTCTGAACAAGTCAATCaaaatcatttaaataatttagctAGCCAAAATAGTGACCATTTTGTAATACTACAAGAGTATATACATTGCCATATAGATGTATATGAAAGTAATatgatacatatatattatttatataattttattttaaatagcCAATTTATTGAAGAATTAGGAAATAGAATGATAAATACTTCTAACCATTTTAGAAATGTAGGTAAAGAAAAGTTAGTAGAatctattaaaaaaatatctgactatataattttaacaatAGATGGACTAATCACAGTTATCAAGCAGGTTCTACTATTTTGGAATATCAATTCAGAGCTTCCCTTGTTTTGTGAATCAAAAACGAAACTACTAGTATATGTATGTGACATagtgtatatttatttttatattttaaaagtaCAAGGaagtaaattaaataataattatgtaaatgatttgaaaaataaaataaatatattgttagattttttattgttatatatagcTCGAACAAATACGTGTTACaattattactatatttttgtatcaCTGTTTAAgtataacatttttgaattatttgcATCTAAAATAGATgtgaaaaatgaattagTAAAATTGAAACAACTCTTAATATTagtaatgaagaaaaatataataatagacacaaatataatgaagaatattgtatacaattttgaaagtcataatatatggatctattcaaaaaaaagtataatatatagtcAAGAAacatatgataaaaaacatGTATCAggaattaatatatttaaaaatgttcttgtatttatttatataaataaagaaataatgaatgataatata encodes:
- a CDS encoding acyl-CoA-binding protein, putative, with protein sequence MFLTPRKSFCFFNIASIIAIAYALNKYNRENDGELVKKFNNIKEWLIKEGIILYRKYRLLKMPKIDKNVVIDMNDKELEEKFTQASNAVKTIQGKLQFEQWIYLYGLYKQITSGDIKNDSKSSSLFNDEMIKAEQLNAWRNCQGVSKKTCKYLYVKYFNELFPNGVETSNSNLQVDLKKSISKMKPLADRFFGSNNSITKDSEESLSDILCNYIVSQNMSLIKKTIKAHPDLINAKNRDGLTPLHYACDRGFLEIVKFLIKAGANINEEDSFGDSVLHIAAYSGKMEIIKFLINAGVNIHKKNAEGLTYEAILSQL
- a CDS encoding tRNA m(1)G methyltransferase, putative translates to MEPGDNEANDFFCSLSNVIDEKDANKILKKKKTKMEKKKEKRERLKEKRKKNRPEEKKKKKYKKRIELLKILEELNEEEQIAFLKERKLLQIKKKQEKKNFLEKCYNEGYKICFNCSFLNFMGEKEISSLAKQIFLSYHYMIKNKVPIQFHFSHLKNDDLLFLQLQQKYSLNTWKVHINTKNYWEFFEKNKIVVLSPDATEELTELHQDEVYIISALVDRSISKNLSFYQASLQNVVTKKLPLEKYIKKKKSNVLNVNTVVEILIAYLQIKDWKKVFEKCLPQKKVLCFFDE
- a CDS encoding splicing factor U2AF small subunit, putative — encoded protein: MAEHLARIIGTEEDRVNCPFFWKIGACRHGDQCSRSHYKPNSAQTLVIRHMYDNPPMAVAIAEGQMVDDEVLDQAADHFEEFYEEVFDELMKYGEIEDMVVCDNIGDHIIGNVYIKYTHEDYAEKAIKELNGRFYAGKPLQIEYTPVTDFREARCRQFVDGQCRRGGYCNFMHIKHVPRTVKRRLHKRMYKKFPMYKKNRKSRDDSDGERRHDRYRDRSRRDKYGSSYNSSRRRHRSQSSNGNDDDNERSHKHPRRENSSERREKIERWNKEREMKNNQKNNDENEDTTKVENDDNTKE